A window from Bacteroidetes bacterium GWF2_43_63 encodes these proteins:
- a CDS encoding transporter → MSVSLKKYIWLSIAAAVATIALKTFAWQLTGSVGLLSDALESLVNLAAAVIALVALTIAQRPADDKHAFGHSKAEYFSSAIEGGLIILAAASILVTAIPRLLNPVEIENTGSGLLVSAGASIINLVVAIILIRTGKKHRSIVLEADGKHLMTDVWTSVGVIGGIILVVLTGWLILDPIIAIAVAVNIVISGAILIKRSAQGLMDVSITDDDYIKVDKKLGEFRQKGIEFHSLLTRQAGQRIFISVHVLVPGAWSVQKGHDLAEEIEKDLIELFNQPVNVITHLEPIEDPCSLDDIELDRTF, encoded by the coding sequence ATGAGCGTATCACTTAAAAAATACATCTGGCTTTCAATAGCGGCAGCGGTCGCAACCATAGCGCTCAAAACGTTTGCCTGGCAGCTTACCGGTTCAGTGGGACTTTTATCCGACGCCCTCGAATCGTTGGTGAATCTGGCTGCAGCCGTTATTGCTTTAGTTGCGCTAACAATTGCACAGCGTCCCGCAGATGATAAACATGCTTTCGGTCACAGCAAAGCAGAATATTTCAGCAGCGCCATCGAAGGCGGATTAATTATTCTTGCAGCGGCAAGCATTCTTGTAACAGCTATTCCCCGACTTCTCAATCCTGTTGAAATTGAAAATACAGGATCTGGTTTGTTGGTTTCTGCAGGTGCTTCAATCATCAATCTGGTTGTGGCAATAATTCTGATCCGCACCGGTAAAAAACATCGTTCCATTGTTTTAGAAGCCGATGGCAAACACCTGATGACTGACGTTTGGACATCGGTTGGTGTAATTGGCGGAATCATTTTGGTTGTGCTCACCGGATGGCTGATACTTGATCCGATTATTGCCATAGCCGTTGCCGTAAACATTGTGATTTCGGGGGCTATATTGATTAAGCGCTCTGCACAAGGCCTAATGGATGTTTCAATCACTGATGATGATTATATTAAAGTCGATAAAAAACTTGGAGAATTTCGCCAGAAAGGAATTGAGTTTCATTCTTTACTGACACGACAGGCGGGCCAGCGGATTTTTATTTCTGTACATGTGCTTGTGCCCGGTGCGTGGTCTGTTCAGAAAGGACATGATCTGGCTGAAGAAATTGAAAAAGATCTGATTGAATTATTTAACCAGCCGGTGAATGTAATAACGCATCTGGAGCCGATCGAAGATCCTTGCTCGCTCGATGATATTGAGCTTGATCGAACGTTTTGA
- a CDS encoding amidohydrolase translates to MIKNNFFFFVMMIFLFSCNSKKNADVILHNGVVYTVDSAFTMAEAFAIKDGKILATGSNEEILSAYKSDSVIDAGGKAVYPGFIDAHCHFYGYGLNLTKADLIACKSEEEMISRVAAWAEKNPDGWILGRGWDQNEWVSKNFPDKNKLDSLFPNRPVYLTRVDGHAALVNSEAMKMAMIDSDTKIGGGRVELKNGSPSGILIDNAMELVSAKIPKPTEKQSADALLKAQQNCFAVGLTTVDDAGLSLETVRLIEELQNDGSLKMRIYAMLDPTEENFAAFKKPYFTERLTVRSFKIYADGALGSRGAWLLETYSDDPQNKGLLLQDTSYYHLWAKRCKENGFQLNVHAIGDAANELMLTVFALYNEKQNDLRWRIEHAQVLAENDIDLFGNYGIIPSVQPTHATSDMNWAGERLGERIRFAYAYKQLLQQNGWMPLGTDFPVEYINPMFTFFAAVARQDVDCMPEAGFQPENALTRKEALRGMTIWAAMANFEEKQKGSLEAGKAADFVILDRDIMKCPILEARNATVLRTVLNGETVYCVE, encoded by the coding sequence ATGATTAAAAACAACTTTTTCTTTTTTGTTATGATGATTTTTCTTTTTTCCTGCAACAGCAAAAAAAACGCTGACGTGATTCTGCACAATGGTGTTGTTTACACCGTTGACAGCGCATTTACCATGGCGGAGGCTTTTGCAATTAAAGATGGAAAAATTCTCGCAACCGGAAGCAACGAAGAAATTCTCTCAGCATACAAAAGTGATTCGGTAATTGATGCTGGTGGCAAAGCTGTGTATCCGGGCTTCATTGATGCACATTGTCATTTTTATGGGTATGGTTTGAATCTCACAAAAGCCGATTTAATTGCCTGCAAATCGGAAGAAGAAATGATTTCGAGAGTGGCAGCCTGGGCAGAAAAAAATCCTGATGGTTGGATTCTTGGCCGCGGATGGGATCAGAATGAATGGGTATCGAAAAACTTTCCTGACAAAAATAAATTAGACAGCTTGTTTCCAAATCGTCCGGTGTATCTCACCCGTGTGGATGGACACGCAGCGCTGGTGAATTCCGAAGCCATGAAAATGGCAATGATTGATTCCGACACAAAGATTGGCGGAGGACGGGTGGAGCTTAAAAATGGCTCTCCAAGCGGTATTTTGATCGATAACGCCATGGAACTTGTTTCAGCGAAAATTCCAAAGCCAACAGAAAAACAATCGGCCGATGCATTGCTGAAGGCGCAGCAGAATTGCTTTGCAGTGGGTCTGACAACGGTTGATGATGCAGGACTTTCTCTTGAAACAGTCCGGCTGATTGAAGAACTTCAGAACGATGGTAGTCTGAAGATGAGAATCTATGCGATGCTTGATCCAACCGAAGAAAATTTCGCAGCATTCAAAAAACCTTATTTCACCGAACGACTGACGGTACGTTCTTTTAAAATTTATGCCGATGGCGCATTGGGCTCACGTGGTGCATGGCTTCTGGAGACGTATTCTGATGATCCGCAAAACAAGGGATTATTATTGCAGGACACGTCTTATTATCATTTGTGGGCAAAGCGATGTAAGGAAAATGGATTTCAGCTGAATGTGCATGCTATTGGTGATGCGGCGAATGAACTCATGCTGACAGTATTTGCGCTTTACAATGAAAAGCAAAATGATCTGCGCTGGCGCATCGAACATGCGCAGGTTCTTGCAGAAAACGATATTGATTTGTTTGGCAATTATGGCATCATTCCTTCGGTGCAGCCCACTCATGCTACTTCGGATATGAACTGGGCGGGTGAGCGCCTTGGCGAAAGAATTCGATTTGCATATGCCTACAAACAGCTACTGCAGCAGAATGGATGGATGCCGCTGGGTACCGATTTTCCGGTAGAATATATCAATCCGATGTTTACCTTTTTTGCTGCTGTTGCGCGCCAGGATGTGGATTGTATGCCTGAAGCCGGCTTTCAGCCGGAGAATGCACTCACACGAAAAGAAGCTTTGCGCGGCATGACCATCTGGGCTGCCATGGCCAATTTCGAAGAAAAACAGAAAGGCAGTCTGGAGGCAGGAAAAGCAGCTGATTTTGTAATTCTCGACCGCGATATTATGAAATGTCCGATCCTCGAAGCCCGCAACGCAACTGTGCTGCGAACAGTCCTGAACGGAGAGACTGTCTATTGCGTGGAATAA